ATAAACTTCTATACATGAAAATAATTGGAAAATATTATGAGATGAATGGTATGCTATTGATATATTGCTTTGAAATGAGTGATTGCATGAGTATTTTTATATTGGAAGATGATGTGATTCAAGCACAGCATATGCGGCGGATGGTTGAGAAAATTTGCGGGGAATACCAATTGCCGTATGATTTCATTGAAGTAACACGCAAGAGTGAGCGTATTATTGAAAAAATTCCTCTGACCAATTACATACCGATATATTTTTTGGATATTGAAATTAAGAATGAGGAACGTAAGGGTTTGAAAGTAGCACAAGAGATTCGAAAATATGATGCGCAAGGAATTATTGTGTTTGTGACAACCCATTCCGAATTTGCTCCAATTTCATATCAATATATGGTTTCAGCATTAACTTTTATTGATAAAGGATTGCTATATGATGAACGCTACCGAATGTTTGAACAATGCTTGCTCCATTATCAAGCACGAAATATCGATAACATTGAAAATGATGATTTCATTGTTGATAATACGCACACAACTGTACGGGTACCATTTGCTACTGTGGAATATATTATGACTGACGAGCCACATCGTTTAGCTTTAGTGACAGCTAATCGTTTAATTCATTTTTATGGCACGTTAAAAGAAATTGAATCTTTAGATGCGCGATTATTCCGATGCCATCAATCCTATATTGTCAATAAAGCACAAATCTCTTCTTATGATGTGGCACAAAAAATGATTGTAATAAAAAGTGGGAAACGCATTCCTGTATCGCGCCGTTCAGTGCGCAAAGTACGTCAAATGTTAAAGGATGAGTTGTAATGTATACATATGATATGGTGGCGTTGGTATTTATTGGGATAAGTCATGTCTTATTGTATGTTCAGTTAATACGGTACAATCGCCTGTCCTATGTAATGGTGATTTCTTTAAGCCTCGTCTTTACATTTTTGCTTGGATTCGTTGTAACAGTCACTGGTTATCCTGAATTGAATATAATTATGTTATTGCTGTTCTTATTAAGTTTAGGTTTGATGCAAGATGCGCTAACATTTATGCAAAACTTTTATTTTGCGTTAGTCAGTATGGTAAGTATTACATTAGTAAAAATGGTGTTAATAGAAGTTGGTATGTGGTTGTTTATGCTAACACCATTTAATTTATATTTATGGACAGCTAGTATAATTCACCTCATCGTTTCGTTTGTAATTGTCATTTGTATTTTACTTTTGCGAAAGCAGATTCATAGGCTAGCTCAGTTTATTGTGGAAAGCCCCCTTTATCAGGTAAGCTATGTGCTGCTGGGTATCGGACTTATTGTAGTGTTAATTTTAACTTATCCTGCCACTAATCTATTAGCTACATTGCACCAACAGTATGGACGAATAAGTTATATTACTGCATTTATTTTATTTTTCGTGTTGCTGTTAATTGTTTTAATTGGTTCACATTTAGCTAAAGGTAAATTATTAGAAGAACAACAGGAGCGTTTAGATAAGGAACTCCTAAATTATGTAGAGAAGTTAGAACTTATGCATGATGAATTAGCAACTTTCCGTCACGATTACATGAATGTGCTATTAGCGTTAGAGGAAGCTGTTCGAGCCAAAAATTTAGAGCAAATCGAACAGGTTTATAATGATGTTTTAGCCCCTACTTCAAAATTGATCAACAATCATAAGTTGGAAATCGTTAAGTTATCACGTGTTACTATTCCTGAAGTAAAAAGTGTGTTGAGTGTAAAAATGATTAGTGCGCAGCAACAACAATTGAAGGTAATGGTTGATATTCCAGAAACAATTGAAGAGATTGCAATGCCCATTGTCAATTTTATTCGTGCCATTTCCGTTATTTTAGATAACGCGATTGAAGAAGCAGTTTGTAGTAAGGACAAAGTATTACAATTTGCTTTCTTTGAAATGGAAAAATCTCAGTATTTTATTGTGTGTAATAGTTGCAAGCACAAAGTGATTAATTTACAACAGATATACAAAAAACGTTATTCTAGCAAAGAAGGAAATCGAGGATATGGACTGTTTTCGTTAAAGAGAATAATTGATAATACCACTTATGCTACTTTAGAAACGACTTTTGAAGCCCCATATTTTACTCAAACTTTAATACTAAAAAAATAGTGATGCGAAAAGTGTCGCTATTTTTTTATGACCATTTATGATGAAAAATGAACCAAGTAAGATCAAACTACATCTTTTAAACCGTTCATTTTATACACTTCCATTAAGGAGGGGGATAATGGCTGGTATTGTTTTCACTGCAATCATAAGCATAGGGTTACCATTTATTGCATTGATCTATGCATGTTATAAAAAGCGGTATATTCCATTTGTATTGGGTGTACTTACATTTGTTGTTTCGCAAGTTTTACTTCGTATACCATTACTGCAATATTTAGCGGAGCATAGCGTTGCCTATTCAATGTTTAGTGCTACGCAACCTATTTTATTTGCCATAATGATTGGTTTATCAGCAGGTATTTTTGAAGAGCTCGCTCGTTTTATCTCTATACGCTTTTTTATGAAACAAAGGGACTGGCAATCAGGCTTTTTACTAGGAACAGGGCACGGTGGTATTGAAGCTGTACTATTGGTTGGTAGTAGTGTGGTAACCTTATTGATTTATCCTACCGTTCTTTCCAATAGTAGTACTTATTTTATCAGTGGTATCGAGCGTTTCTTTGCGATGCTACTTCATATTGGACTTTCAATTATTGTGTTACAAGGTGTTGTGCGAAAGAGCTTTCTTTATATCATACTTCCTATTATGCTACATGGTGTTATTGATACGCTCATCGGGATTATGCCGTTATACCTGCCCAAAGATCGAGTGTTATTGGTTTTGGAAGTAACTTTAGCAATTTATGCGTTAGTTGTTTTTAGTTATAGTTTATGGATAAAAAGAAAGGGTGTATTGCTATGAAGAAAATTTTATTTGTAATGTTTAGTGTTTTAGTAATGCTAGGACTTGTCGGATGTGGTGGCAATAAA
This window of the Rummeliibacillus pycnus genome carries:
- a CDS encoding LytR/AlgR family response regulator transcription factor, producing MSIFILEDDVIQAQHMRRMVEKICGEYQLPYDFIEVTRKSERIIEKIPLTNYIPIYFLDIEIKNEERKGLKVAQEIRKYDAQGIIVFVTTHSEFAPISYQYMVSALTFIDKGLLYDERYRMFEQCLLHYQARNIDNIENDDFIVDNTHTTVRVPFATVEYIMTDEPHRLALVTANRLIHFYGTLKEIESLDARLFRCHQSYIVNKAQISSYDVAQKMIVIKSGKRIPVSRRSVRKVRQMLKDEL
- a CDS encoding GHKL domain-containing protein, translating into MYTYDMVALVFIGISHVLLYVQLIRYNRLSYVMVISLSLVFTFLLGFVVTVTGYPELNIIMLLLFLLSLGLMQDALTFMQNFYFALVSMVSITLVKMVLIEVGMWLFMLTPFNLYLWTASIIHLIVSFVIVICILLLRKQIHRLAQFIVESPLYQVSYVLLGIGLIVVLILTYPATNLLATLHQQYGRISYITAFILFFVLLLIVLIGSHLAKGKLLEEQQERLDKELLNYVEKLELMHDELATFRHDYMNVLLALEEAVRAKNLEQIEQVYNDVLAPTSKLINNHKLEIVKLSRVTIPEVKSVLSVKMISAQQQQLKVMVDIPETIEEIAMPIVNFIRAISVILDNAIEEAVCSKDKVLQFAFFEMEKSQYFIVCNSCKHKVINLQQIYKKRYSSKEGNRGYGLFSLKRIIDNTTYATLETTFEAPYFTQTLILKK
- a CDS encoding YhfC family glutamic-type intramembrane protease → MAGIVFTAIISIGLPFIALIYACYKKRYIPFVLGVLTFVVSQVLLRIPLLQYLAEHSVAYSMFSATQPILFAIMIGLSAGIFEELARFISIRFFMKQRDWQSGFLLGTGHGGIEAVLLVGSSVVTLLIYPTVLSNSSTYFISGIERFFAMLLHIGLSIIVLQGVVRKSFLYIILPIMLHGVIDTLIGIMPLYLPKDRVLLVLEVTLAIYALVVFSYSLWIKRKGVLL